From one Lolium rigidum isolate FL_2022 chromosome 4, APGP_CSIRO_Lrig_0.1, whole genome shotgun sequence genomic stretch:
- the LOC124650642 gene encoding cytochrome P450 71A1-like — MLAPMASLTLDYPTLVLCLVFVLSCIFVVVRSVGKDGAVRGGAPPSPWALPIIGNLHQLGRGHHHRKLQALARLYGPIFLLRLGSVPTLVVSSPSLADAVLRTQDHIFCSRPQQHTARGTLYGCRDMAFATYGERWRQLRRIAVVHLLSAKRVDSFRSLRLEEAAGFVERIRAASAREEGSAVNVTELIISLTNTVISRAAFGNRLGGLEPAMVRGMMKELTELLGAIAVGDVLPWLRWVDWATGLDARVKKTAAELDGMVERTLAEHEASRGNEDSREAGDLLDSLLSIYKDGDHGFTLDRIDVKALILDMFIGGTDTIYKAIEWTMAELVKNPREMEKVQVEVRQVAGAHGGVLEEELEKMSLLHASMKEALRLHPPIPLIPHESIEDTQLHGYHIPAKTQVMINAWAIGRDGEWWEDAEDFRPERFLDTAIDFSGKDPRYVPFGAGRRGCPGIAFGTRLAELTLANMMYHFDWELPKGKDLDSFEVVESSGFAPALKSPLILAVTPR, encoded by the exons ATGCTGGCGCCCATGGCTTCTCTTACGCTAGATTATCCTACCCTAGTCCTCTGTCTCGTCTTCGTACTTTCATGCATCTTCGTCGTTGTTAGGAGCGTCGGCAAGGACGGCGCCGTACGTGGAGGAGCGCCACCTTCTCCCTGGGCGCTACCCATCATCGGCAACCTGCACCAGCTCGGCCGGGGCCACCACCACCGGAAGCTGCAGGCTCTGGCCCGGCTCTACGGCccaatcttcctcctccgcctcggctcCGTCCCCACGCTTGTGGTCTCCTCGCCGTCCCTGGCCGACGCCGTGCTCAGGACCCAGGACCACATCTTCTGCAGCCGACCACAGCAACACACGGCTCGCGGCACGCTCTACGGCTGCCGGGACATGGCCTTCGCAACCTACGGCGAGCGCTGGCGCCAGCTCCGCCGCATCGCCGTCGTGCACCTCCTCAGCGCGAAGCGCGTCGACTCCTTCCGCTCCCTCCGGCTAGAGGAGGCCGCGGGCTTCGTGGAACGGATCCGCGCTGCCAGCGCCCGGGAGGAGGGATCCGCGGTCAACGTGACCGAGCTCATCATCAGCCTGACCAACACCGTTATCTCTCGAGCGGCGTTCGGGAATAGGCTCGGCGGGCTGGAGCCAGCGATGGTCCGCGGCATGATGAAGGAGCTCACGGAGCTGCTCGGGGCGATCGCCGTTGGCGACGTGCTGCCGTGGCTCCGGTGGGTGGACTGGGCGACGGGTCTCGACGCGAGGGTGAAGAAGACGGCGGCTGAGCTCGACGGTATGGTGGAGAGGACGCTGGCGGAGCACGAGGCGAGCCGAGGAAACGAAGACAGCCGCGAGGCGGGCGACCTCCTCGACAGTCTGCTCTCAATCTATAAGGATGGTGATCATGGGTTCACGCTGGACAGGATTGATGTCAAGGCGCTCATATTG GACATGTTCATAGGAGGCACGGACACGATCTACAAGGCGATAGAGTGGACGATGGCTGAGCTCGTTAAGAATCCAAGAGAAATGGAGAAGGTTCAAGTAGAGGTGAGACAAGTAGCTGGTGCTCATGGAGGAGTCCTCGAGGAGGAGCTGGAAAAGATGAGCCTCCTGCACGCATCCATGAAGGAAGCGCTGCGATTACACCCGCCGATCCCCCTCATCCCGCACGAGTCGATTGAGGACACCCAACTGCATGGATACCACATCCCAGCCAAGACCCAGGTGATGATCAACGCGTGGGCGATAGGCAGGGACGGCGAGTGGTGGGAGGACGCTGAGGATTTCCGGCCAGAGAGGTTCTTGGATACGGCCATTGACTTCagcggcaaggacccccggtacGTACCGTTTGGCGCGGGGAGGAGGGGATGCCCCGGTATCGCTTTCGGGACGCGCCTCGCGGAGCTCACCCTCGCCAACATGATGTACCATTTTGATTGGGAGCTGCCCAAGGGCAAGGACCTTGATTCATTTGAGGTTGTTGAGTCCAGCGGCTTCGCGCCTGCGCTCAAGTCACCTTTGATCCTTGCGGTAACACCTAGGTAA